The Cryptosporangium minutisporangium genome includes the window GCGGGTCGTCGAAGCGGCCGTAGACCAGCCGGGCCGGGTGCAGGCCCAGCGTCCGTCCGATCAGGCGACTGCTGGGGGTGTCCCGCGTCGTGCTCCGCAGCAGGATCAGCGGGGTCTGCAGCGCCCCGGCGGCGAGCACGACGACCCGACTGCGGACTTCGGCGCGCTGTCCGTCCGGACCTCGGTAGCGGACGCCGACCGCGCGGGTGCCGCCGTCGGCGAGCAGCACTTCCTCGACCGTCCGGTGCGTTCGGACGCGGATCTCGTCCCGGGCGAGTGCGGGGGACAGGAACGTGTTCAGCGCGGATTTGCCGGCGTTGCTGGGGCACCCGGTGAGGCACGCACCGCACCGCGTGCAGTTGTAGTCGGTGTACGACCGGACTGGCTCCAGCGTCGCACCGAGCGCGGCGAACCCCTCGGCGATGCGGTGCACGCTCGGTGTCCAGTCGGCGCGGGTCCGGACGCCGAGCAGCGCCTCGACGTAGCCGTACCAGGGCTCCAAATCGATCGTGAGGCCGGTTTCGGTGGCGAAGCGTGCGACGTCGGCCTCCGACGCCCGCATCGCGACCTTCGTGTTGATCACCGTGGAGCCGCCGACGCACCGCCCGGCCAGCAACGCCACCGGCCCGCACGCGTCGGAAGTCTCGGCGAACCGGATCGGCCACCAGAGCCGGTGCCGGGCTTCCAGCTCGAACCGGGTGTAGGACTCGGCCGGGTGGTAACCGCCCGCCTCCAGCACCAGGACGTCGTGCCCTTGCCGCCCGAGTTCGGCGGCGATCAGGCCACCGCCCGCGCCGGATCCGACCACGACGACGTCGGCCTCCGCGGGGACCGGTCCGGTGGTGTCGTACGGGTCGTCCGGCCAGGTCGGAATGTCACCGAGGAACGTCCAGTCCTTGCGGAGCCGGGTCGCCGCCGCCGGGGTGAAGCCGATCGTCTCGTGGGGCGTCGGGCCGGTGTGTCCCGGCAGCGTGAAATCGCCGTAGTACGCCTCGATGGCCAGACGCCTGAGCAGGGCGAACGCTGCCGTTCCGGTGAGTCGGGCCAAGCCGTCGGTGCCGACGGCCGACAGCAGGCCGATCGCGGCGTGCAGCTGGTCCTCCTCGGCGGCCGACAGACCGGCGACCGCCCGCTCGATGTACGCGGGCGCGCCGGCGGCGACCGAGCCGGGCACGATCGCCTCGCACAGCTCGGCGAGGACGGTGGCTTGACCGGGGCCGAACGGCATCTCGGCCTCCTCAGTGATCTGGTGATCTGGTGTCGACCGGTGGCTGTTCAGTGGCTCGACCGGAGAAGGCTCAGTGGCGCGCCGAGCCGCCGTCGACGTTGATGGTCTGGCCGGTGAGGAACCCGCTGCCCTCGTCGCAGACGTAGAGCAGGGTCGAGACCAGATCCTCCGGGCGTTCGGTCCGCGGCACCGCCTGCAGAGCCCGGACGCGGTCGAAGCCGCCGTCCGCGCCGGTCGTGGCGGTGGCGGTCTCGGTCGCGGTGAGCCCCGGCGCGATCGCGTTCACCGTGATGCCGTCGGCGCCGACCGCGGTGGCGAGCGCCCGGGTGAAACCGACCAGTCCGGCCTTGGAGGTGGTGTACGCGACCAGCTCGGGCGGGCCGAGGAACACCACCGCCGAGACGATGTTCACGACCCGGCCCCACCCGGCCTTCCGCAGATGGGGCAGCGCCGCGCGGGTGACCAGGAACGGGCCGTCGAGGTTGAGTCGCAGGATCCGGTGCCAGTCGTCCAGCGTGGTGTCCTCGAACGCCATCGGCGGGTAGATGCCGGCGTTGTTCACGACGATGTGGACCGCGGAGAACGTGTCCGCGACGATCTTCACCGCGGCCCGGACCGAGGCCTCGTCGGTGACGTCGACCGGGACCGCGAGGAAGCGGCCACCGGCCTCCTCGATCCGCGCCCGGGTGGCGGACTGGTCGGCGATGTCGAAGCCGGCCACCGCATGACCTCCGCCCGCCAGCGCGACCGCGAATTCCTGCCCCAGCCCGCGGGCTGCACCGGTGACGATCGCAACGCGGGGCGGCATGAGGGCTCCATTCGAGTCGGGGCGGAGGGTTCTGCGGAGAGCCCGCCGAACCGCGGTGGGCAGCGTGATCCCTCGGTGCGGCCGAGGACAAGGACCCCATTTCGCTGAGTGAAATAGTTGCTCGCTGACGCGATTCCGTACGCTGCCGATTTCGGTGAGCGAAACGGCGTCCTTGTGACCGGCAGGGGACGCGACCACCCTGCTGGCACCGCGGCCCCGCTTCTGACCTGGGAGACCGCAGCCCGCGAGGAGGCGCCCCGATGACCGACCGCCCCGCGACCGACACGGAGCCGCCGCCGGCCGTGGAGCCGGTCGCCGCTCCGCCGCGGCGGCCCTCCCGGACCTGGCTCCGGGAGGAGGCCGGCGTCCTGGTCGTGCTGGTGGCGCTCGTCGTTGTCGTCGGTGCCTTCCAGCCGGACTTCTGGATCGCCGGCAACCTCACCGAGATCGCCCGGCAGTCCTCCTACATCGGCATCCTCGCGATCGGCATGGTGTTCGCGCTGGCCATGCGGGAGGTCGACCTCTCGGTCGGCGGCACCTACGCGCTCACGATCGTGGTCGGCGCGCTGCTGACCCGGGACGGCGTCAGCCCATGGGTCGCCGCGGTCGTGGCGATCGCGATCGGCGGTCTGCTGGGCTTCCTCAACGGCCTGTTCACCACGTACGTCCAGGTGCCGTCGTTCATCGCGACGCTCGGCACGCTCTCGCTCTACAAGGGCCTCGCGCTGGCGCTCTCGAACGGCCAGCAGGTCGGCGGCCTGGATCAGGACCATCCGTTCTTCCAGGTCGTCGGCGGCACGATCCTCGGGCTGCCCGGCGCGGTCTGGGCGCTGCTGCTCTCCGCGGCGCTGATGACGGTCGTGTTCACCCGGACCCGGTTCGGCGCACAGATCCGTGCGGTGGGCTCGAACCCGGACGCGGCGGCGTTCACCGGCATCCCGGTGAACCGGGTCCGGATCAAGGCGCTGACCGTCACCGGGTTGCTCGCCGGCGTCTCCGGCGTCCTCGCGCTCTCGTTCTTCGTCGCCGGTGACCCGACGGTCGGCCAGGGCTACGAGCTGATGGCGATCGCGGCCGCGATCATCGGCGGGACCCCGCTGCGCGGCGGCACCGGCTCGGTGCCCGGAGCGGTCCTCGGCTCGCTGATCCTCAGCGTCGTCGCGGCCAGCCTGGTGTTCTTCAGCGTCCCGATCAACTGGACGACGTTCGCGACCGGCGCCGTGATCCTGCTCGCCGTCGCGCTCGACAGCGGCTTGCGGAGGGCCCGTGCAGCCCGCCGCCGCACCACCTCCTGACGCGCACCCCCGGCCCCCGGAAGGACCCCCGATGATCCCCTTCACCTCGCCACGGCCCCCGACCGTGCACCGTTTCGGCCGTTCCAGAGGCTCCTACCGTGCACGGTTCGCGGCGGTGCTGACGGCCGTCGCGCTGGTGGCGACCGCCGCGTGCGGTGACTCGGGGAGCTCCGGCGGGACGAAGAAGATGTCGTTCGTCGTCGCGAACATCAGCTTGAACTTCGCGCTGGAGATGGCGAACGGCGGCAAGTACGCCGCGGAGGAGGCCGGCGGCATCGACCTCAAGGTCGTCGGTCCGGCCACCACCGACGGGCCGCAGGAAGTGCAGATGTTCCAGAACACGATCACCACGAACCGGGACGGCGCGGTGGTCGAGAACCTGGCCCCTGACCTGTTCACCCGACCGTATGCCCAGGCCGTCGAGAAGGGCATCCCGATCGTCGCGCTCGACACCGTGCCGCTGGACGGCAGCAAGGTCGACCTCTACGTCGGCAACGACAACTACGAACTCGGCACCCAGTTGGCCGATGAGGCGATCGAACGCCTGCCGAAGGACGCGCGCGGCACCGTCGTCCTCGGCGTTCCCAACCCCGGCGTCCCGGTGCTGGAGATGCGGGCGAAGGGCATCAAGGACACGTTCGCGAAGAAGCTGCCCGGCGTCACGATCAAGGGCCCGTTCCAGACGTTCAGCGACCCCGGTCAGAGCTACAACGCCTGGTCGTCGCAGGTGCGCGCGAACCGGAACGCGCTGGCGTTCCTCGGCGTCGGCGACGCCGACAGCTACTCGCTCGCCCGGCTGAAGAAGGAGACCGGCGGGAAGTGGCTCTCCGGCGGGTTCGACCTGGACGCCAAGACGCTGGAGGCGGTGAAGGACGGTACGAACTTCGTGACGATCTCCCCGGAGCACTACCTCAAGGGGTACGTCGCGATGCGGCTGCTCGCCGAGGCGGTGAAGGACGGCGAGGACCTCCCGAAGGGCTGGTTCTACACGCCCGGCGTGGTCGTGGACTCCAGCAACATCGACGCGATCATCGCCCGTCAGGCCTCCGACGACGCCCGGCGCAAGGGCATCGCCGACGAGGCGAAGAAGCTGTTCGCGGATACGGACGCCTACCTTCGTCCGCTGAAGGACGCCCGCTGAGATGCTGCTCGCCTCCGACCTCACCAAGCGGTACGGCGGCGTGACCGCGCTCGCCGGCGCCGGTCTGCGGCTGGCGCCCGGCGAGGTGCACGCGCTGCTCGGCGAGAACGGCGCGGGCAAGTCCACGCTGGTGAAGATCCTCGCCGGGGTGGTGGCACCGGACAGCGGCCGGATGACGATCGACGACCGCGAGGTGCGGCTGACCGGCCCGGCCGACGCCCGGCGGCACGGCATCGCGGTCGTGTCCCAGGAGCTGTCGCTCTTCGGAGACCTGGACGTGCTCGGGAACCTGTTCGTCACCGGCCAGCCGGTGCGGAGAGGGCTGTTGGACCGCGCCGAGATGACGCGGCGCGCAAGCCCGCTCCTGGCCGAACTCGGCCTGGACGACGTCCCGCTGCGGACGCCGGTCGGGGAGCTGGACCTGGCCCGGCGGCAGCTGCTGGAGATCTGCCGCGCGCTGCTCGGGGATCCGGGCGTGGTCATCCTCGACGAGCCGACCTCCGCGCTGCCCGCCGCCGCGGTCGCCCGGCTGCACGCGGTGATCCGGGGGATCACCGCCCGGGGCGTCGCCGTGCTCTACGTCTCGCACTTCCTGGAGGAGGTCGCCGCGCTCGCCGATCGGGTGACGATCCTCCGGGACGGTCGCAACGTGGTCAGTGAGGTGCCTGCCGCGCAGCTCTCGCTCGCCGAGATGGTCACCGCGATGCTCGGCGAGGCGCCGCTGGCCGCTCGTTCCGCGATCGCGGCGTCGACGGCGGNNNNNNNNNNCTCGGCCGCCGCCGACGACGACGCCGCGGACCCGGGAAGCCGGTCGGTGCAGCTCGACCGGGTCACGGTTCCGCACCGGCTGGAGGACGTCTCGCTGACCGCGCGGGCCGGCGAGGTGGTCGGGCTGGCCGGGCTGCAGGGCGCCGGGCACCTCTCGGTGTTCGAGGTGTTGTGGGGCCGAGCGGTCCCGACGTCGGGCGACGTCCGGCTGCCCGACGGCGGCGCCCGGCCCCGGACGACGGCGGACGCGGTGCGGTGCCGGGTGGCGTTCGTGCCGAGCGATCGCAAAGGGCTCGGCCTGACGCTCGACCAGACCGTGGCCGAGAACGTCACCTGCGTCTCGTGGCTGGCGCGGCGCCGCGGAGGATGGCTGCTACGGCCGGGACGGGCCCGGACGGTGGCCCGGCGGCACATCGCCGAGCTGCGGATCAAGGCCGAGCCCGACGACCTCGTCGGTCAGCTGTCCGGCGGCAACCAGCAGAAGGTGGTCTTCGCGAAGTGGCTGGAGGCCGAGCCGGACGTCGTCCTGCTCGACGACCCGACGCGCGGCGTCGACGTCGGGGTGAAGGCCGAGATGCAGCAGATCGTGCGGCGGCTCGCGGCGGCCGGGAAGGTCGTGCTGATGTGCTCGACCGACCTCGCCGAGCTCGCGGAGGTGTGCGATCGGGTCATCGTCCTGTACCGCGGCCGCGTCCGCTCCGAACTGTCCGGCGACGCGCTCACCGAGCACGCCCTGCTGCACGCCGTGAACACCGGCCAACTGGCCGCCCCCACGGCCCTGGAGCCCTCTCAGGGCGACGCTGGCAATCGAGCGCGATGACGCCGTGACCTTGGCCTCGGTGTCATAAGGAATCGCGCTCGCCGGTCAGCGTCGTTCTGAGAGGGCCGCCCTCGGGATAGGGTGGCCGTAGTGCCAGCCTTGGGCCCGTTGGATCCCGAGGCGGCGGGCGAGGTCGGCCTCGGCGGGGTTCTCGATCCCCTCGACCGTCGTGGTCAAACCGAGCCGGTCGGCCAGCGCGGTCACCATGTCGAGCACCTCGGCTCCGGCCTGCGCCGCCGCGAACGGCAGCCGTCGCACCGGGTCGAGCAGCGCGCCGGCC containing:
- a CDS encoding GMC family oxidoreductase N-terminal domain-containing protein: MPFGPGQATVLAELCEAIVPGSVAAGAPAYIERAVAGLSAAEEDQLHAAIGLLSAVGTDGLARLTGTAAFALLRRLAIEAYYGDFTLPGHTGPTPHETIGFTPAAATRLRKDWTFLGDIPTWPDDPYDTTGPVPAEADVVVVGSGAGGGLIAAELGRQGHDVLVLEAGGYHPAESYTRFELEARHRLWWPIRFAETSDACGPVALLAGRCVGGSTVINTKVAMRASEADVARFATETGLTIDLEPWYGYVEALLGVRTRADWTPSVHRIAEGFAALGATLEPVRSYTDYNCTRCGACLTGCPSNAGKSALNTFLSPALARDEIRVRTHRTVEEVLLADGGTRAVGVRYRGPDGQRAEVRSRVVVLAAGALQTPLILLRSTTRDTPSSRLIGRTLGLHPARLVYGRFDDPQDCHEVYPITAHCVDHQDDADGGFVIEGTTIQDPVAFAGSLLDAANRPLWGRRLVEAAGRYRYWVGVLAMANDANTGVVERSADDDAVVTKRFSEAERVRLADALAFSVAALRAAGAREVVWSGLSTSHVQGTARMGDDPARSVVGPTGRSHDVAGLYVGDASLIPASLSVNPSLTVMALAARVADALQEELS
- a CDS encoding SDR family NAD(P)-dependent oxidoreductase — translated: MPPRVAIVTGAARGLGQEFAVALAGGGHAVAGFDIADQSATRARIEEAGGRFLAVPVDVTDEASVRAAVKIVADTFSAVHIVVNNAGIYPPMAFEDTTLDDWHRILRLNLDGPFLVTRAALPHLRKAGWGRVVNIVSAVVFLGPPELVAYTTSKAGLVGFTRALATAVGADGITVNAIAPGLTATETATATTGADGGFDRVRALQAVPRTERPEDLVSTLLYVCDEGSGFLTGQTINVDGGSARH
- a CDS encoding ABC transporter permease: MTDRPATDTEPPPAVEPVAAPPRRPSRTWLREEAGVLVVLVALVVVVGAFQPDFWIAGNLTEIARQSSYIGILAIGMVFALAMREVDLSVGGTYALTIVVGALLTRDGVSPWVAAVVAIAIGGLLGFLNGLFTTYVQVPSFIATLGTLSLYKGLALALSNGQQVGGLDQDHPFFQVVGGTILGLPGAVWALLLSAALMTVVFTRTRFGAQIRAVGSNPDAAAFTGIPVNRVRIKALTVTGLLAGVSGVLALSFFVAGDPTVGQGYELMAIAAAIIGGTPLRGGTGSVPGAVLGSLILSVVAASLVFFSVPINWTTFATGAVILLAVALDSGLRRARAARRRTTS
- a CDS encoding sugar ABC transporter substrate-binding protein, translated to MLTAVALVATAACGDSGSSGGTKKMSFVVANISLNFALEMANGGKYAAEEAGGIDLKVVGPATTDGPQEVQMFQNTITTNRDGAVVENLAPDLFTRPYAQAVEKGIPIVALDTVPLDGSKVDLYVGNDNYELGTQLADEAIERLPKDARGTVVLGVPNPGVPVLEMRAKGIKDTFAKKLPGVTIKGPFQTFSDPGQSYNAWSSQVRANRNALAFLGVGDADSYSLARLKKETGGKWLSGGFDLDAKTLEAVKDGTNFVTISPEHYLKGYVAMRLLAEAVKDGEDLPKGWFYTPGVVVDSSNIDAIIARQASDDARRKGIADEAKKLFADTDAYLRPLKDAR
- a CDS encoding ATP-binding cassette domain-containing protein codes for the protein MLLASDLTKRYGGVTALAGAGLRLAPGEVHALLGENGAGKSTLVKILAGVVAPDSGRMTIDDREVRLTGPADARRHGIAVVSQELSLFGDLDVLGNLFVTGQPVRRGLLDRAEMTRRASPLLAELGLDDVPLRTPVGELDLARRQLLEICRALLGDPGVVILDEPTSALPAAAVARLHAVIRGITARGVAVLYVSHFLEEVAALADRVTILRDGRNVVSEVPAAQLSLAEMVTAMLGEAPLAARSAIAASTA
- a CDS encoding ATP-binding cassette domain-containing protein; protein product: SAAADDDAADPGSRSVQLDRVTVPHRLEDVSLTARAGEVVGLAGLQGAGHLSVFEVLWGRAVPTSGDVRLPDGGARPRTTADAVRCRVAFVPSDRKGLGLTLDQTVAENVTCVSWLARRRGGWLLRPGRARTVARRHIAELRIKAEPDDLVGQLSGGNQQKVVFAKWLEAEPDVVLLDDPTRGVDVGVKAEMQQIVRRLAAAGKVVLMCSTDLAELAEVCDRVIVLYRGRVRSELSGDALTEHALLHAVNTGQLAAPTALEPSQGDAGNRAR